One part of the Aliivibrio fischeri ATCC 7744 = JCM 18803 = DSM 507 genome encodes these proteins:
- a CDS encoding glycoside hydrolase family 13 protein translates to MITKAAIYHRSHSSYSYAYDKDTLHLRIRTAKGEVDNATLRIGDPYDWSFGGGGGNLNAEDASGWTGGTNLPMIKECETELFDYWFCEAQPRFYRARYAFLLEGKDSEKLLVSEKLITQITDDADPILSQLLNFYCFPYMNPTDVFNAPEWVKETIWYQIFPERFANGDPSISPKNVLPWGSEDPKTNSFFGGDLQGVIDHLDYLQDLGITGIYFTPITQGETNHKYDTTDYLKVDPAFGSDETVHTLIDEAHKRGMKVMLDAVFNHIGANSIQWQDVIKHGKDSQYIDWFYVEQFPLIDESKKAHHSKEQLNYRAFAFAQNMPKLNTENPEVIEYLIEVGRYWVKNFDIDAWRLDVANEVDQRFWRRFRDELKAIKPELYILGEVWHDSMNWLGGDQFDGVMNYPLADAMLGFFAHDNLSANQFKFAVNDVNANYPINVNEVAFSLLDSHDTPRIINRCNGNKEKAKLAYLFQFTHSGTPCIYYGGEIGLDGGADPLNRKCMIWDERQHDMNMKHHIMQIIKLRKAHPALRAHAINWLVVDDEQQCFIYQKEYQDERIIIAMNNSNAPACMTLPSEWCDQEVTDIYHETAVKLTQSLTVPAFGFAVYQI, encoded by the coding sequence ATGATTACAAAAGCAGCGATTTATCATCGATCTCACTCTAGTTATTCTTATGCATATGATAAGGACACACTTCATTTGCGAATTCGTACCGCAAAAGGAGAAGTAGACAATGCGACGCTAAGAATTGGCGACCCATACGATTGGAGCTTTGGTGGCGGTGGCGGCAATTTAAATGCAGAAGACGCAAGCGGCTGGACAGGTGGAACCAACTTACCCATGATAAAAGAGTGTGAAACAGAACTGTTTGACTACTGGTTTTGTGAAGCACAACCTCGCTTTTATCGTGCACGTTACGCTTTCCTTCTTGAAGGCAAAGACAGTGAAAAATTACTGGTAAGCGAAAAACTCATCACTCAAATAACCGATGATGCCGATCCAATACTCAGTCAATTACTGAATTTTTATTGCTTCCCATACATGAACCCAACCGATGTATTTAACGCACCAGAATGGGTTAAAGAAACCATTTGGTATCAAATCTTCCCAGAGCGTTTTGCTAATGGTGATCCATCTATCTCACCAAAAAATGTATTACCTTGGGGATCAGAAGATCCAAAAACCAACAGTTTCTTTGGTGGTGATTTACAAGGGGTTATTGATCATCTTGATTACCTGCAAGACCTCGGTATTACTGGTATTTATTTCACGCCAATCACTCAAGGTGAAACGAACCATAAATACGACACCACCGATTATTTAAAAGTAGATCCCGCTTTTGGTAGTGATGAAACGGTTCATACCTTAATAGATGAAGCACATAAACGTGGCATGAAAGTCATGCTAGATGCGGTATTTAATCATATCGGTGCTAATTCAATTCAGTGGCAAGATGTCATTAAACATGGCAAAGACTCTCAATACATCGATTGGTTTTATGTAGAGCAATTTCCGCTGATTGATGAGTCAAAAAAAGCGCACCACAGTAAAGAGCAATTAAATTATCGTGCCTTTGCTTTTGCGCAAAACATGCCAAAACTCAATACAGAAAATCCAGAAGTGATTGAATACCTAATTGAAGTTGGCCGTTACTGGGTGAAAAACTTTGATATTGATGCATGGCGTTTAGATGTAGCAAACGAAGTTGATCAACGTTTTTGGCGACGCTTCCGTGATGAACTAAAAGCCATCAAACCTGAGTTATATATTTTAGGTGAAGTGTGGCACGACTCGATGAACTGGCTAGGTGGCGATCAGTTTGATGGCGTAATGAATTACCCATTAGCGGATGCCATGTTAGGCTTTTTTGCCCATGACAACCTAAGTGCAAATCAGTTTAAATTTGCGGTAAATGACGTTAATGCCAACTACCCTATTAACGTGAATGAAGTGGCCTTTTCATTACTTGATAGCCACGATACACCACGCATTATTAACCGATGCAACGGCAATAAAGAGAAAGCGAAGTTAGCCTATTTGTTCCAATTCACTCACAGTGGTACGCCTTGTATTTATTACGGTGGTGAAATTGGACTAGATGGTGGTGCAGATCCACTTAACCGAAAATGCATGATTTGGGATGAACGTCAGCATGATATGAACATGAAACATCACATCATGCAGATCATCAAACTACGTAAAGCTCACCCAGCGTTACGTGCTCATGCCATAAACTGGCTAGTGGTTGACGATGAACAACAGTGCTTTATCTACCAAAAAGAATATCAGGATGAACGTATTATTATAGCTATGAACAACAGTAATGCCCCCGCTTGTATGACGCTTCCTAGTGAGTGGTGTGATCAAGAGGTCACCGATATTTATCATGAAACTGCCGTTAAATTAACGCAAAGTTTGACGGTGCCTGCATTTGGCTTTGCTGTTTATCAAATTTAA
- a CDS encoding LysR family transcriptional regulator — protein sequence MFKLMLQFIQVAKAQNVTQAANTLCLSQPTLSHNMQKLEEKLGSKLFYRNSKGITLTSSGEVLYEQAKMMQHLYENTLHKLEKNKLRHQTELKIGCGDAWWHLFVRDCVQDFRDTNPHSNITIDVGDHLQLMNLLLSDEISIFVGHEILGLAQYEDILFHPLFSSHEEVYVRKDHPLLERVCSDEDIARFPSVDLGASKKRYAHLVQQQNNELSTFQKRHYLQEKVIYNTNSLLTALDLLQNSDAILPYPVGMKAYFEGFGIVPLKMKKCFGKATIGAYLHKDGQQNKQSIALLEQFKELIKNNPQIKGKE from the coding sequence ATGTTTAAATTAATGCTTCAATTCATACAAGTTGCAAAAGCACAAAATGTTACGCAAGCCGCGAACACCTTATGCTTAAGCCAACCGACGTTAAGTCATAATATGCAGAAACTAGAGGAAAAGCTGGGAAGCAAACTGTTTTATCGCAATTCAAAAGGGATCACCCTCACCTCCAGTGGCGAAGTGCTCTACGAGCAAGCCAAAATGATGCAGCATTTATACGAAAATACCCTTCATAAATTAGAAAAAAATAAGTTACGGCACCAAACGGAATTAAAAATTGGTTGCGGTGATGCTTGGTGGCATCTATTTGTTCGTGACTGTGTTCAAGATTTTAGAGATACCAACCCTCACAGCAATATCACCATTGATGTAGGTGACCACTTGCAGTTAATGAACCTGCTCCTCAGTGATGAAATCAGCATTTTTGTCGGTCATGAAATATTAGGTCTGGCTCAATACGAAGATATCCTTTTCCACCCTCTCTTTAGTAGTCATGAAGAAGTGTATGTTCGAAAAGATCATCCACTCTTAGAGCGAGTGTGCAGTGATGAAGATATTGCCCGTTTTCCTTCAGTTGATTTAGGGGCATCAAAAAAACGCTATGCGCATCTCGTGCAGCAACAAAATAATGAATTAAGTACCTTTCAAAAACGACACTACCTGCAAGAAAAGGTGATTTACAACACCAACTCCTTATTAACGGCTCTTGATTTACTGCAAAATAGTGACGCTATTTTACCTTACCCTGTGGGCATGAAAGCGTATTTTGAAGGTTTTGGAATTGTGCCGTTAAAAATGAAGAAATGCTTTGGTAAAGCGACGATTGGCGCCTATCTGCATAAAGATGGGCAGCAAAATAAACAAAGTATTGCGCTATTAGAACAATTTAAAGAATTAATAAAAAATAATCCTCAAATTAAAGGCAAAGAATAG
- a CDS encoding magnesium transporter: MEFVQKNSTSHTDTSEMMHKETHAENLGISIKNASIGLLYKKRVFWLVILVFGNIFSGAGIAYFEEIITSYVALVFFLPLLIDSGGNAGSQSATLMVRALATGDVHPNDWGRMLAREMFVALGLGFSMAIAVYFLGLYRGGYEIAMVVGISMVAIVLIGSLVGTVLPFVLHKLNLDPASASAPMITSIADISGVLIYFAIASAILDIG; the protein is encoded by the coding sequence ATGGAATTTGTACAAAAAAATTCGACTTCACACACTGATACTTCAGAGATGATGCATAAAGAAACACATGCAGAAAACTTGGGGATCAGTATCAAGAATGCTTCTATTGGTTTACTTTATAAAAAGCGTGTTTTTTGGCTCGTTATTTTAGTTTTTGGAAATATTTTTTCTGGAGCAGGAATCGCGTATTTTGAAGAGATCATTACCTCTTATGTTGCGTTGGTTTTCTTTTTACCACTATTAATTGATAGCGGTGGTAATGCAGGATCGCAATCTGCAACATTAATGGTTCGAGCGCTGGCCACTGGCGATGTTCATCCTAATGATTGGGGACGAATGTTAGCAAGAGAAATGTTTGTTGCTTTAGGTCTTGGTTTTAGTATGGCAATCGCTGTTTATTTTTTGGGGCTATATCGTGGTGGTTATGAAATTGCGATGGTCGTCGGCATCAGTATGGTAGCCATTGTGTTGATTGGTAGTTTGGTTGGAACTGTTCTGCCTTTTGTTTTGCATAAACTCAACTTGGACCCTGCATCAGCCAGTGCCCCTATGATCACATCCATTGCTGATATCTCTGGTGTATTGATTTATTTTGCTATCGCTTCTGCAATATTAGATATCGGTTAA
- a CDS encoding cytochrome-c peroxidase, giving the protein MKKIGLVVGLGVVAYLGTVYIVDSSDEALSQSKLAQAQIKDDPISSAAFKVLTENGCGYCHTENSEMPFYANFPIAKQIMQKDVESGLRHFQFDDVLNSFQVGNEVSDVALAKISGVLNDESMPPKAYLSMHWRSSLSNEEKHTLRTWIKQEQKNKHSLASSEYKYEAVQPINAHVTVDEQKVALGDALYHDKRLSGDNTVACSSCHSLSTGGVDRLTTSTGINGSKGPINAPTVFNSSYNIHQFWDGRANDLQEQAGGPPMNPIEMGSTSWEQITGKLELDEEMKATFAKIYPDGITGENITDAIAEFEKTLITPNSRFDQFLKGDALALNAQEQHGYELFKQNKCSTCHAGQAMGGQTFEVMGLKADYFGERGNVSEVDNGRFNVTSKAHDMNRFKVPTLRNIALTAPYFHDGSAETLDDAVAAMAQYQVGVTLSKSEVEDISAYLKTLTGEYKGEMLN; this is encoded by the coding sequence ATGAAAAAAATAGGATTAGTAGTTGGTTTAGGCGTCGTTGCTTATCTTGGAACGGTTTACATTGTTGATTCATCAGATGAAGCGCTTAGCCAAAGCAAATTAGCTCAAGCGCAGATTAAAGATGACCCTATCTCTTCTGCTGCGTTTAAAGTATTAACAGAGAACGGCTGTGGTTACTGCCATACTGAAAATAGCGAAATGCCTTTTTATGCTAACTTTCCTATCGCTAAACAGATCATGCAAAAAGATGTGGAGAGTGGATTACGTCATTTCCAATTTGATGATGTATTAAATAGCTTTCAAGTTGGTAATGAAGTTTCAGATGTTGCCTTAGCTAAAATCAGTGGTGTATTGAATGATGAATCAATGCCACCAAAAGCGTATTTGTCGATGCACTGGAGATCAAGCTTATCTAATGAAGAAAAGCATACTCTACGCACATGGATAAAGCAGGAACAAAAGAATAAACACTCATTGGCTAGTAGTGAATATAAATACGAAGCGGTTCAACCGATTAACGCACATGTCACTGTAGATGAACAAAAAGTGGCATTAGGTGATGCGTTATACCACGATAAACGTCTTTCTGGTGATAACACGGTAGCTTGTTCTAGCTGTCATTCATTATCAACGGGCGGAGTAGATAGATTAACTACATCAACTGGTATTAATGGTTCAAAAGGCCCTATCAATGCGCCGACGGTGTTTAACTCATCTTATAATATCCATCAATTCTGGGACGGTCGTGCGAATGATTTACAAGAACAAGCGGGTGGACCACCGATGAACCCTATTGAGATGGGATCGACATCATGGGAGCAAATTACAGGAAAACTTGAACTTGATGAAGAGATGAAAGCGACCTTTGCTAAGATTTACCCTGATGGGATCACTGGTGAAAACATCACTGATGCGATTGCTGAGTTTGAGAAAACCTTGATCACTCCGAACAGTCGATTTGACCAATTCTTAAAAGGTGATGCGTTAGCGTTGAATGCGCAAGAGCAACACGGTTATGAATTATTTAAACAAAACAAATGTTCGACGTGTCATGCTGGTCAAGCTATGGGTGGACAAACGTTTGAAGTCATGGGGTTAAAAGCGGATTACTTTGGTGAGCGAGGCAATGTATCTGAAGTTGATAATGGTCGTTTTAATGTGACGAGTAAAGCACATGATATGAACCGCTTTAAAGTTCCGACATTACGCAATATTGCATTAACGGCACCGTATTTCCATGATGGTAGCGCTGAGACACTAGATGACGCAGTTGCAGCTATGGCGCAATACCAAGTTGGTGTGACTTTATCTAAAAGTGAAGTTGAAGATATTAGTGCTTATTTGAAAACCTTAACTGGTGAGTACAAAGGTGAAATGCTGAATTAA
- the pdxY gene encoding pyridoxal kinase PdxY translates to MKRILSIQSHVVFGCAGNSAAVFPMRRMGMEVWPINTVQFSNHTQYQQGWKGIAMPAGHISELVDGLSAIEATQVCDAVLSGYLGSAAQGQEIVTAVNKIKQDNPNAIYFCDPVMGHPEKGCIVAPEVETFFKESALSSADIIAPNLLELESLTGMTINTLEQVIEANNQLLEKGVKMVVVKHLSRAGIQKDRFEMLLTTEDGSYHVSRPLYDFDAKRQPVGAGDLISGVMLANLLSGYTPVEAFERTNAAVDSVMQETFNRGAYELQLIASQERFNAPEIIVKAEKVA, encoded by the coding sequence ATGAAACGTATTCTTTCCATTCAATCTCATGTGGTATTTGGTTGCGCAGGCAACAGTGCTGCGGTTTTTCCAATGCGAAGAATGGGAATGGAAGTATGGCCTATTAATACGGTACAGTTTTCAAATCACACACAATACCAACAAGGTTGGAAAGGCATCGCAATGCCTGCTGGCCACATTTCAGAATTAGTTGATGGTTTATCAGCAATTGAAGCAACTCAAGTTTGTGATGCTGTGTTAAGTGGTTACTTAGGATCAGCAGCGCAAGGTCAAGAGATTGTCACTGCGGTAAACAAAATCAAACAAGATAATCCAAACGCAATTTACTTCTGTGATCCGGTAATGGGTCATCCTGAAAAAGGCTGTATCGTTGCTCCAGAAGTAGAAACCTTCTTTAAAGAATCAGCTTTAAGTTCAGCGGATATTATCGCGCCTAATTTATTAGAACTAGAAAGCTTAACTGGCATGACAATTAACACCTTAGAGCAAGTGATTGAAGCGAATAATCAATTACTTGAGAAGGGCGTTAAAATGGTGGTGGTTAAACATTTAAGCCGTGCTGGTATTCAAAAAGATCGCTTTGAAATGTTATTAACGACTGAAGATGGAAGCTACCACGTTTCTCGTCCTTTATATGATTTTGATGCAAAGCGTCAACCCGTAGGCGCAGGTGACTTAATCAGTGGTGTAATGCTAGCGAATTTATTGTCAGGTTATACACCCGTTGAAGCATTTGAACGTACTAATGCTGCAGTTGATTCTGTTATGCAAGAAACCTTCAATCGTGGCGCGTATGAACTGCAACTTATCGCATCACAAGAACGTTTTAATGCTCCTGAAATTATCGTAAAAGCAGAAAAAGTCGCGTAA
- a CDS encoding lysine decarboxylase CadA: MNIFAILNHSGVFFKEEPVRELHASLEKAGYKVVYPVDAQDLYKMIEMNPRICGVLFDWDKYSLDLCTEINALNEKLPLYAFANQHSTLDISLTDLRLNLHFFEYALDMADDIALKINQATEEYKDQIMPPFTKALFKYVEEGKYTFCTPGHMGGTAFQKSPAGSIFYDFYGPNAFKADVSISMPELGSLLDHSGPHKEAEEYIARTFNADSSYIVTNGTSTSNKIVGMYSAPAGSTVLVDRNCHKSLTHMMMMSDVTPIYFRPTRNAYGILGGIPQSEFTREVIEQKVAATPNATMPGYAVITNSTYDGLLYNTQYIKETLDTKYIHFDSAWVPYTNFNKIYEGKCGMSGEAMPGKVFYETQSTHKLLAAFSQASMIHVKGEFDKESFNEAFMMHTSTSPQYGIVASTETAAAMMRGNTGKKLIQDSIDRAIRFRKEIKRLQSESDSWFFDVWQPENIDTTECWKLDPKDTWHGFKDIDDDHMYLDPIKVTLLTPGMNENSEMSETGIPASIVAKYLDERGIVVEKTGPYNLLFLFSIGIDKSKAMQLLRALTDFKRGFDLNLTVKNFLPSLYNEDPSFYEGMRVQELAQGIHDLTRKYRLPELMFKAFDVLPELKVTPHAAWQEELRGNVEEVPLADLVDRVSANMILPYPPGVPLVLPGEMVTAESRPVLDFLEMLCEIGAHYPGFETDIHGVYAQKDGSYTVKVLKQN, encoded by the coding sequence ATGAATATTTTTGCTATCCTAAATCACTCAGGTGTTTTCTTTAAAGAAGAGCCAGTTCGCGAATTGCATGCTTCTTTAGAAAAAGCAGGCTATAAAGTGGTTTACCCAGTAGATGCACAAGATCTATATAAAATGATTGAAATGAACCCACGTATTTGTGGTGTGCTATTTGACTGGGATAAATACTCACTAGATCTATGTACTGAAATTAATGCACTGAATGAAAAATTGCCGCTATATGCATTTGCAAACCAACATTCAACATTAGATATTTCATTAACTGATTTACGTCTAAACCTACATTTCTTCGAATATGCGTTAGATATGGCTGATGATATCGCTTTGAAAATTAATCAAGCGACAGAAGAGTACAAAGACCAAATCATGCCTCCTTTTACTAAGGCACTATTTAAATATGTAGAAGAGGGTAAATATACCTTCTGTACTCCAGGTCACATGGGTGGTACGGCTTTCCAAAAAAGTCCAGCTGGTAGTATCTTCTATGATTTCTACGGTCCAAACGCATTTAAAGCGGACGTATCAATCTCAATGCCTGAACTAGGTTCATTACTTGATCACTCAGGTCCTCATAAAGAAGCTGAAGAGTACATCGCTCGTACCTTTAATGCAGATAGCTCTTACATCGTAACTAACGGTACGTCTACATCAAACAAAATTGTAGGTATGTACTCAGCACCTGCAGGTAGTACAGTACTTGTTGACCGTAACTGTCACAAATCACTGACTCACATGATGATGATGAGTGATGTAACACCTATCTATTTCCGTCCAACACGTAATGCTTACGGTATTTTAGGTGGCATCCCACAAAGCGAATTTACTCGTGAAGTGATTGAGCAAAAAGTAGCAGCAACACCAAACGCAACTATGCCGGGTTATGCGGTTATTACTAACTCAACTTACGATGGTCTTCTATATAACACTCAATACATTAAAGAAACGCTAGATACTAAATACATTCACTTTGATAGTGCTTGGGTTCCTTACACTAACTTCAACAAAATCTATGAAGGTAAGTGTGGTATGAGTGGCGAAGCAATGCCAGGTAAAGTGTTCTACGAAACACAATCAACTCATAAACTACTGGCTGCGTTCTCTCAAGCATCAATGATCCACGTAAAAGGGGAATTTGATAAAGAGTCATTTAACGAAGCCTTCATGATGCACACATCAACATCACCTCAATACGGTATTGTTGCATCAACTGAAACCGCTGCGGCAATGATGCGTGGTAATACAGGTAAGAAACTGATCCAAGATTCAATTGATCGTGCGATTCGTTTCCGTAAAGAGATCAAACGTCTTCAAAGCGAAAGTGACAGCTGGTTCTTTGATGTATGGCAACCAGAAAACATCGACACAACTGAATGTTGGAAACTGGATCCAAAAGATACATGGCACGGTTTCAAAGACATCGATGATGATCACATGTACCTTGATCCAATCAAAGTAACGCTATTAACTCCAGGAATGAACGAAAATAGCGAAATGAGCGAGACAGGTATTCCTGCATCAATCGTTGCTAAATACTTAGATGAACGCGGTATCGTAGTAGAGAAAACGGGTCCATATAACCTATTGTTCCTATTCTCTATCGGTATTGATAAATCAAAAGCAATGCAATTACTACGTGCATTAACAGACTTTAAACGTGGCTTCGATCTTAACTTAACAGTGAAAAACTTCCTTCCTTCACTGTACAACGAAGATCCAAGTTTCTATGAAGGCATGCGAGTACAAGAACTGGCACAAGGTATTCATGATTTAACTCGTAAATACCGTTTACCAGAACTGATGTTCAAAGCGTTCGATGTTCTTCCTGAACTAAAAGTAACACCACATGCAGCATGGCAAGAAGAGCTTCGCGGTAACGTAGAAGAAGTGCCTCTAGCTGATTTGGTTGACCGTGTAAGTGCGAATATGATCCTACCTTACCCACCGGGTGTGCCTCTAGTTCTTCCAGGTGAAATGGTAACAGCTGAATCTCGCCCAGTACTTGATTTCTTAGAAATGCTATGTGAAATCGGCGCTCACTACCCAGGTTTTGAGACTGATATTCACGGTGTATATGCTCAAAAAGATGGCAGTTACACAGTGAAAGTACTAAAACAAAATTAA
- the cadB gene encoding cadaverine/lysine antiporter, with protein sequence MESNTKKIGLIACTGVVAGNMMGSGIALLPSSLAAVGSVSIFSWIICLVGALSLAFVFARLATKNPQEGGPIAYAGEVSPVFGFQTGVLYYHANWIGNLAIAITGVSYLSVFFPALNDPIPAAAATIASVWLFTLVNLLGGSWVSRLCTLGLGLILIPVVGTAIVGWGHFDPTLYSQNWNVSSGTSSHAIISAVLICLWSFVGVESAAVSSGMVKNPKRTVPLATMLGTAIAGVIYILSTQVISGMFPAAEVAASGAPFALATTEIFGSWSAPFVAAFTALACFTSLGSWMMLVGEAGKRAAHDGNFPKIYGETDKNGVAKKGLILASLKMTALMVALTVFSSQSAHTADLFNQLTTDAVLLTMLPYFYSSINLIRFEGMTTRSGFTMFFSGIACVFCMIALAGAEGATLTATFIVSLVILMFYAKKMGLKQSEQHVTAEAVAH encoded by the coding sequence ATGGAATCGAATACAAAAAAAATTGGCTTAATAGCCTGTACGGGTGTTGTTGCCGGCAACATGATGGGGAGTGGTATTGCACTATTACCTTCTTCATTAGCAGCGGTTGGTTCAGTATCTATTTTTAGTTGGATTATCTGTTTGGTTGGTGCGTTAAGTTTGGCATTTGTTTTTGCTCGCTTAGCGACGAAAAACCCTCAAGAAGGTGGTCCAATCGCTTATGCTGGTGAAGTGTCTCCTGTATTTGGTTTCCAAACTGGTGTTCTTTATTACCACGCAAACTGGATTGGTAACTTAGCTATCGCTATTACTGGTGTATCTTACTTATCCGTTTTCTTCCCTGCTTTGAATGACCCTATCCCTGCAGCTGCCGCGACGATTGCATCAGTATGGTTATTTACCCTAGTTAATTTACTAGGTGGTAGCTGGGTGAGCCGTCTATGTACGTTAGGCTTAGGTCTTATTCTTATTCCTGTTGTTGGTACTGCAATTGTTGGTTGGGGCCATTTTGACCCAACACTATATAGTCAAAACTGGAATGTATCTTCAGGTACAAGTTCTCACGCTATTATTAGTGCTGTACTTATCTGTCTATGGTCATTTGTTGGTGTTGAATCAGCAGCTGTATCATCAGGTATGGTAAAAAATCCAAAACGTACAGTTCCTCTAGCAACAATGTTAGGTACAGCGATTGCGGGTGTGATTTATATTCTATCAACTCAAGTAATCAGTGGCATGTTCCCAGCAGCAGAAGTAGCAGCATCTGGTGCGCCATTTGCTCTAGCAACCACTGAAATCTTCGGTAGTTGGTCAGCACCATTTGTTGCAGCATTCACCGCGTTAGCGTGTTTCACTTCTCTAGGTTCTTGGATGATGCTAGTAGGTGAAGCGGGTAAACGTGCAGCTCACGATGGTAACTTCCCTAAAATCTACGGCGAAACAGATAAAAATGGTGTAGCGAAAAAAGGTCTAATCCTAGCTTCACTTAAAATGACAGCATTGATGGTTGCACTAACTGTATTCAGTTCTCAATCAGCTCACACTGCTGACTTATTCAATCAGTTAACGACTGATGCCGTACTACTAACAATGCTTCCTTACTTCTATTCAAGCATTAACCTAATTCGTTTCGAAGGTATGACAACACGCAGCGGCTTCACCATGTTCTTCTCTGGTATTGCTTGTGTGTTCTGCATGATTGCACTGGCTGGCGCAGAGGGTGCAACATTAACTGCAACCTTTATCGTGTCACTTGTCATCCTTATGTTCTACGCAAAAAAAATGGGTCTGAAACAATCAGAGCAACATGTAACTGCAGAAGCAGTAGCCCATTAA
- a CDS encoding alanine/glycine:cation symporter family protein, whose product MTNTDSTLIESMNEALLSVIGSINGLLWGQVLVYLLVGVGVYFTLRLGFIQIRQLGHSVKILRSGQEIENGISSYQVFCTSMAARVGTGNMAGVAVALTVGGPGAIFWMWLIALFGMATAFIESTLAQVYKVKDVDGQYRGGPAYYMEKGLGQRWMGTLFSIFLIIAFGLVFNAVQANTITDALNHSFGFDKTIMGIVIVVISGFFIMGGLRRVANASSKIVPVMAIGYLAIALIIVVMNITEVPAVLTLIVKSAFGWQEAAVGGVAYTIAQAMQSGIARGLFSNEAGMGSAANIAASATPNPNHPASQGFVQMLGVFVDTLVICTASAAMIMLSGVMDQPDAATGISLLQQALTNELGGWTSYFMALAILLFCFTSIIANYSYAETNVMFLNGNSKKGLFGFRLCVLAMVMFGSVASLPVVWNLADASMGMMALINIVALVLLSKLAIKVIKDYEVQLKAGKTPEFDRTKFPELDDLKGAWHPKKKQH is encoded by the coding sequence ATGACAAACACAGATTCAACGCTTATTGAATCGATGAACGAAGCCTTGCTTTCGGTTATTGGTAGTATCAATGGGCTTCTTTGGGGACAAGTCCTTGTTTATTTATTAGTTGGTGTGGGTGTCTACTTCACTCTGCGTCTTGGTTTTATTCAAATTCGCCAACTAGGACATTCAGTTAAAATCTTACGTAGCGGCCAAGAAATCGAAAATGGCATCAGCTCTTATCAAGTCTTCTGTACTTCTATGGCAGCCCGCGTGGGAACGGGTAACATGGCAGGTGTTGCAGTTGCATTAACCGTCGGTGGCCCTGGTGCTATTTTTTGGATGTGGTTAATTGCTCTATTTGGTATGGCAACAGCTTTCATCGAATCAACACTGGCACAAGTTTACAAAGTAAAAGATGTTGATGGTCAATACCGTGGTGGTCCAGCTTATTATATGGAAAAAGGTTTAGGCCAACGCTGGATGGGTACGCTTTTCTCTATCTTCTTAATCATCGCTTTTGGTCTAGTATTCAACGCAGTTCAAGCAAACACTATCACTGACGCTCTTAACCACTCATTTGGTTTTGATAAAACCATTATGGGTATCGTGATTGTTGTTATCTCTGGTTTCTTTATCATGGGTGGTTTACGTCGTGTTGCTAACGCATCATCGAAAATCGTTCCTGTTATGGCGATCGGTTACCTAGCAATTGCTCTGATCATCGTCGTAATGAATATCACAGAAGTACCAGCAGTACTGACTCTTATCGTTAAAAGTGCATTTGGCTGGCAAGAAGCGGCTGTTGGTGGTGTGGCATACACTATCGCACAAGCTATGCAATCAGGTATTGCTCGTGGTCTATTCTCAAACGAAGCGGGTATGGGTTCTGCTGCTAACATCGCAGCAAGTGCTACACCAAACCCTAACCACCCAGCGTCACAAGGTTTTGTGCAAATGCTAGGTGTGTTTGTAGATACGTTAGTTATCTGTACGGCTTCTGCTGCAATGATTATGCTTTCTGGCGTAATGGATCAACCAGATGCTGCTACGGGTATCAGTCTTCTTCAACAGGCGCTGACTAACGAGTTGGGCGGTTGGACAAGCTACTTTATGGCGCTAGCGATTCTTCTGTTCTGCTTTACTTCTATCATTGCAAACTACAGCTACGCTGAAACAAACGTAATGTTCTTGAATGGCAACTCTAAGAAAGGCTTGTTTGGTTTCCGTCTGTGTGTGCTAGCAATGGTGATGTTCGGTTCAGTAGCGTCTCTGCCAGTAGTATGGAACCTTGCAGATGCTTCTATGGGTATGATGGCTTTAATCAACATTGTTGCTCTAGTTCTACTATCTAAACTAGCAATCAAAGTTATCAAAGATTACGAAGTTCAACTTAAAGCAGGAAAAACACCTGAATTTGACAGAACTAAGTTCCCTGAACTTGATGATTTAAAAGGTGCATGGCACCCAAAGAAAAAACAACACTAA